In a single window of the Pseudorca crassidens isolate mPseCra1 chromosome 9, mPseCra1.hap1, whole genome shotgun sequence genome:
- the TP53I11 gene encoding tumor protein p53-inducible protein 11, translated as MAAKQPPPLMKKHSQTDLVSRLKTRKILGVGGEDDDGEVHRSKISQVLGNEMKFAVREPLGLRVWQLVSAVLFSGIAIMALTFPDQLYDAVFDGVQVTSKTPIRLYGGALLSISLIMWNALYTAEKVIIRWTLLTEACYFSVQFLVVTATLAETGLVSLGILLLLASRLLFVAISVYYYYQVGRKPKKV; from the exons ATGGCAGCCAAGCAGCCCCCACCCCTCATGAAGAAGCACAGCCAGACGGACCTCGTGAGCCGCCTGAAGACCCGGAAGATCCTCGGCGTGGGCGGGGAGGATGACGACGGGGAGGTCCACCGCTCCAAG ATCAGCCAGGTCTTGGGCAATGAGATGAAGTTTGCTGTTCGGGAGCCTTTGGGCCTCAG GGTCTGGCAGCTTGTCTCTGCTGTGCTCTTCTCTGGCATCGCCATCATG GCCCTCACCTTTCCTGACCAGCTCTATGATGCAGTCTTTGATGGAGTGCAGGTGACCAGCAAGACCCCCATCCGCCTCTATGGCGGCGCCCTCCTCA gcatCTCCCTGATCATGTGGAATGCTCTCTACACGGCTGAGAAGGTCATCATCCGATGGACCCTGCTCACCGAAGCCTGCTACTTCTCGGTCCAGTTCTTGG TGGTCACTGCCACGCTCGCCGAGACAGGCCTCGTGTCCCTGGGGATCCTGCTGCTCCTGGCCAGCCGCCTCCTTTTTGTCGCCATCAGCGTTTACTACTATTACCAAGTTGGCCGAAAACCCAAGAAAGTGTAG
- the TSPAN18 gene encoding tetraspanin-18, whose translation MEGDCLSCMKYLMFVFNFFIFLGGACLLGIGIWVMVDPTGFREIVAANPLLITGAYILLAMGGLLFLLGFLGCCGAVRENKCLLLLFFLFILIIFLAELSAAILAFIFRENLTREFFTKELTKHYQGNNDTDVFSATWNSVMITFGCCGVNGPEDFKFASVFRLLTLDSDEVPEACCRREPQSRDGVLLSREECLLGRDLFLNKQGCYTVILNAFETYVYLAGALAIGVLAIELFAMVFAMCLFRGIQ comes from the exons CTGGGTGGGGCCTGCCTGCTGGGCATCGGCATCTGGGTCATGGTGGACCCCACCGGCTTCCGGGAGATCGTGGCCGCCAACCCCCTACTCATCACGGGCGCCTACATCCTCTTGGCCATGGGGGGCCTGCTTTTTCTGCTCGGCTTCCTGGGCTGCTGCGGGGCCGTCCGGGAGAACAAGTGTCTGCTGCTGTTG TTCTTCCTGTTCATCCTGATCATCTTCCTGGCGGAACTCTCGGCGGCCATCTTGGCCTTCATCTTCAGGGAGAAC cTCACCCGCGAATTCTTCACCAAGGAGCTCACCAAGCACTACCAGGGCAACAACGACACAGACGTCTTCTCTGCCACCTGGAACTCTGTCATGATCACA TTTGGTTGCTGTGGGGTCAACGGGCCTGAAGACTTTAAGTTTGCATCAGTTTTCCGACTCCTGACTTTGGACAGTGACGAGGTGCCGGAGGCCTGCTGCCGGAGAGAACCCCAGAGTCGGGACGGGGTCCTGCTGAGCAGGGAGGAATGCCTCCTGGGAAGAGACCTGTTCCTGAACAAGCAG GGCTGTTACACGGTGATCCTCAACGCCTTTGAAACTTACGTCTACCTGGCCGGAGCCCTCGCCATAGGGGTGCTGGCCATCGAG CTTTTTGCCATGGTCTTTGCCATGTGCCTCTTCCGGGGCATCCAGTAG